A stretch of the SAR86 cluster bacterium genome encodes the following:
- a CDS encoding phytanoyl-CoA dioxygenase family protein, producing MTEMIKEEHIELWRKEGAVVIPEFFKRQEIDAVVEDFQIIFPERQTAARPIDNKEKGDVGKTTLEQFKNFENIPFECSSSLNLISVHPDLIEFAKKALKTDEVRLYQAQAWAKFTGEADFDQAFHCDFGNHTLTVPSRDECLNSITFIIFFSDVTEAHGPTHYVNRTDSDNCGGVKRFLKKREDYEYQKELMKFERSAAGPAGTLLAYGIDVLHRGTNLTEPNGYRYAMTSCFKKAGNDAIGYTAWPWHFNKPWHKVFEHATPEQLNCFGVPLPGDPFWTEETISLAKLRYPKWEMSEYIMKQ from the coding sequence ATGACAGAGATGATTAAAGAAGAGCATATCGAGTTATGGAGAAAAGAAGGAGCAGTTGTGATTCCTGAATTCTTCAAAAGACAAGAAATAGATGCTGTAGTAGAAGACTTTCAAATTATATTTCCCGAACGACAAACGGCAGCAAGACCAATTGATAACAAAGAAAAAGGTGATGTGGGAAAAACAACTCTGGAACAATTTAAAAATTTTGAAAATATACCCTTCGAATGTTCTAGTTCATTAAATCTGATTTCTGTTCATCCGGATTTAATAGAGTTTGCAAAAAAAGCTTTAAAGACAGATGAAGTAAGGCTATATCAAGCTCAGGCCTGGGCAAAATTCACTGGTGAAGCAGATTTTGATCAAGCATTTCATTGCGATTTTGGAAACCATACACTGACGGTACCTTCTCGCGATGAATGTTTGAACTCTATTACTTTTATTATTTTTTTCAGTGATGTCACTGAAGCACATGGGCCTACGCATTATGTTAATCGAACAGACAGTGATAATTGCGGTGGTGTGAAACGTTTTCTCAAAAAACGTGAAGATTATGAATATCAAAAAGAGTTAATGAAGTTTGAGCGAAGTGCAGCTGGACCGGCAGGAACTCTTCTGGCTTATGGCATTGATGTATTACATCGAGGCACAAACCTTACCGAACCAAATGGATACAGATATGCAATGACTTCTTGCTTTAAAAAAGCAGGTAATGATGCAATTGGCTATACGGCTTGGCCATGGCATTTTAATAAACCATGGCATAAGGTTTTTGAACATGCTACACCTGAACAACTTAACTGTTTCGGAGTTCCCTTGCCTGGAGACCCCTTTTGGACG